One Pelobates fuscus isolate aPelFus1 chromosome 8, aPelFus1.pri, whole genome shotgun sequence genomic window carries:
- the LOC134571027 gene encoding uncharacterized protein LOC134571027: MHKEHLAQDENSNPREGPALSRRKDRLSPCEHDMNQLNRARAKTGSWESNGFGPDPEIETVTGRTEESVPLSPSNSLNIRHLRGCEKDPAARQYQRPSYHQNHYPPHHHYRPFYPSYHRKGYWDYESQYRDGKRKEWVPRPGGGRPQRPRNREALNSTVESCADTRPEQPVGEKGKTVQGGGTGQPSAPVKEEQAAGSWLLFKPLPVFPVDSSSARTLPKISYASKVKENLDGKGLVPSSALRTSHSLPNCLLNTALEEPHIDGTCPAQSTGSLSSSSCSSLSSAPPSPVSQENLGAIFQNEWGLSFINEPGAGQALAEEGKAHECPSGGGEEGGGNDNPAVLAVGRLSVHGFYVDGAEGIEGQLENPHDWEEMVTYTSHEWNRVWNLYKKDPSRVVIYAETMDGKG, encoded by the exons ATGCACAAGGAGCACCTGGCCCAGGATGAGAACAGTAACCCCCGGGAGGGCCCGGCCCTGAGCAGGAGGAAGGACAGACTCAGCCCCTGTGAACACGACATGAACCAGCTCAACCGCGCCCGGGCCAAGACAG GCTCATGGGAGTCAAATGGCTTTGGGCCGGACCCAGAGATCGAGACTGTCACTGGCCGCACAGAAGAAAGCGTTCCTCTTAGCCCGTCTAATTCCCTCAACATCCGCCACCTGCGAGGCTGTGAGAAGGACCCTGCAGCACGCCAGTATCAGCGACCCTCTTACCACCAAAACCACTATCCCCCACACCACCACTACCGCCCTTTCTACCCCAGCTACCACAGGAAAGGATATTGGGACTATGAGAGCCAGTATCGAGATGGGAAACGTAAGGAATGGGTTCCCAGGCCTGGAGGTGGACGTCCACAACGCCCCAGGAACCGCGAAGCCTTAAACTCCACAGTAGAATCGTGTGCTGATACCCGGCCTGAGCAACCTGTTGGAGAGAAAGGGAAGACTGTTCAGGGGGGAGGAACTGGTCAGCCATCTGCTCCGGTGAAAGAAGAGCAGGCGGCAGGTAGCTGGCTGCTATTTAAGCCTCTGCCAGTTTTTCCTGTCGACAGTAGCAGTGCAAGGACACTGCCTAAAATTAGCTATGCCAGCAAGGTAAAAGAGAACTTGGATGGCAAAGGACTAGTGCCTAGCTCTGCACTTCGAACCTCTCACAGCTTACCCAACTGCCTTCTGAACACCGCACTCGAGGAGCCACACATTGATGGCACTTGCCCTGCACAGTCAACAggatccctctcctcctcctcttgctCTTCACTCTCCTCTGCACCCCCTTCCCCAGTCAGCCAGGAGAACCTGGGTGCCATTTTCCAAAATGAATGGGGACTGTCTTTTATTAATGAACCTGGTGCTGGGCAGGCCTTGGCAGAAGAGGGCAAAGCTCATGAGTGTCCCagcggagggggggaggagggcggtGGGAACGACAATCCTGCAGTACTGGCCGTTGGGCGGCTGTCAGTACATGGATTCTATGTGGATGGAGCCGAGGGTATCGAGGGCCAACTTGAGAATCCCCATGATTGGGAGGAAATGGTTACATACACCTCTCACG AGTGGAATCGGGTGTGGAATCTTTATAAGAAAG ATCCTTCGCGTGTAGTCATATATGCAGAGACAATGGATGGGAAAGGTTAA